GACCATCTTGATTGCCTCACCCTGTTCTCGCCTCTGTGCCTAGCCTAGCCAATTGTCTCCTCTTTCTCCAGCTAGTTTTGCCGCCCTAGAAAAAAAGCGATCGCCTCACGGCGAAGGAGAAAGGGCCAAGAAAGATAAAGCGCTAAGGGCTAAGGGACTAAGAGCTAAGAAGAATACTCGGCAAAACGCAACAGACCCGAAAACCGAAGAAGTCGTTGCGGGAGTCACGCGAGCTGTAGCCGCGAAAAGCAGAACGGCAATACCTACGGCCGTCGATCCACGAACCACCCCGCAGCAGCTTACTTAGCTTATCTTTATCCTTACTTGTCCGTGCACTGCCGTCCTCCGGTGCGCCCTCGTAATTCTCGTGCCAATCATCCTCGCACCACTCATCTACATTTCCATGCATATCGTACAGCCCCCAGCGATTGGCCGGATAGGTTCTTACATCGGTTGTTTCTCCCACTGATCGACCATAATTAGCCACCTCCTTGGTCAGCATCGGGCCAAAGTGATAGGCGGTTTCCGTATCTGCCCGACAGGCATATTCCCACTCTGCCTCACTAGGTAATCGATAGTCTTTCTTCGATAATTTCGATAACCGCTGACAAAATTCTTGAGCATCCTCCCAACTCACTCGCTCCACTGGTCGCCGATCGCCCTTAAATTTTGCGGGATCTGGTTTTAGTTCATGATTAATCGGTTCACTAGTTTCCACCACCGCTTGCCACTGGGCCTGGGTCACCGGCGTTTGCCCCATACAAAACTCCGCCACCTGCACCCGATGCTGCGGTCGCTCATCATCATGACTATCCGGTTCACCCTCCGGCGCGCCCATCATGAACTCCCCCGCCGGAATCCGCATCATGATGAGCTCCACCCCGTCCGGCAGGTGTTCTCGATAAGCCTGATTGCGGCGCTTGTAGCGACGGAGCGTGAGGGTATCAGAAGCAGAAGTCACACCATCACCATAAATCGAGTATCTTCGGGCAGCATCCTCATACCAGAATAAGAGTTCTCTGAGGTATCCTGCAACCATGGCGGCTAGAAGCTGCTCCTAGACAAAACCCGCCTAAACGGGTTCTGTCTGAACTCTTGGAGTAGCCCTAGTTTCAACCATCTGCTGTGAACGTGTCGGTCAACGCTTCAGAGCTGCCTCACCCCGACTGTATAGCTCACGGGCATAGTCCGTCCAAGTGCCTTGCCCCCAATATCGGAAGCAGCTTGTTTCCACCAACATCACATAGAGCAACGCTTCTTGATAGTCAGCACTGCGGGTGATTAAGGGATCTTCTTGAACCAAGCGATCGTATTTTTGGTGGAAAAGCGCACTCAGTTGGTTCATAGGCCCCAACACATTTTCATAGCCCTGCACCCAGCTCAAATCATTCGTCCAGGATGCACCGTCCATGCTGAACTGATGATCATTGGACTTGAGATCTTGAATCGCTTGTTCCACCGCGTCTGACGTGGCATGGTCAGGATCTACCCGTTGCCAAATCTTATGTTGATGCACCGCTTGGCAAACCGGATAATCCTCCGGCGTTACCCCAGCCGCCGCCAGCAGTTCCAGATATTCTGTACCATTCAGACCCACAACGCCCTCAACACCGCGTCCATGATCCTTGAGCTCAGACCACACTGGATTGAAGCCCCGAGGAAACTCATTCATCATGACGCCACCATTTTCCCCATCGGCGATCTGCGTGACACAGCAAGGAACGGAGCGATCGCCTAGCTGCTGCCGACCGCGACCCTTGGCTTCATGGTAGGGCTGCATTTGCGCCACCAGTTTTGTATCCGAGCCTTGGGTTTTAATCAGCGCCGTAATGCTGATCGTCTCACCCTTAGAATTACGCGCTACCAAACGGTTGGGCAGATATTTATCATCATGCCATACCCCCGAACCATCCAGCCGTTCCACCGAATGCTCCTGCACCATCAACCACTGATAGCCACAATCCTTCAGCGCTTTAATGTATTCATAGAGCGTATCGGGATGGTTGGGTAAATGCATTTCTGGAGGCGAAAAGCCCTTCACGCGCCGCAGGGCATCGTAGCCAAAGAGGGATGCAAAATAATGTTGCCAAGCCTGAATCTGGAGCTTGATGTCTGGGATGGGCGTTGAAGGCACCACCGCATGGCTCCACATGGTGCCTAGCCATTCCACATAGGGTTGATAGTGGCGATCGCACGTTATCTTCTTGAGATGATCCAATACATCATCGCGACCCATCTGGCGCAGACCCCAGAGGAGATTGCCAGAATAATCCAGCATAATACGTGGATTATAGCCATCGTTGACTAAGTTAGGAATAAATTCACCCATGCGTCCATAGCACCAGGCAAAGACTCCCGCATTATGATTATCTCCATCATGGGGATGCTCAAACATATGCTGCAAATTGCAGATAAGTTCGCCATGGGCCCCGGCCGGGATAGTGGGTTGGTGCATATGCAACGCGCAGGCAAACGCTGCCGTCACATCTTCCAAGCGAATTGTGGTGTCGGGTAAAAAAACTGGGTCATTGTGCTGCACAACTGACGAAATATCAGCTTCCCAACCACAAATATTCGGCAGACCTGACCGAGTATCGCTGAGGGTCGGTCGGTTGGAAGACGATACGGATGCGATCATATGAATGTTCCTTTGTTCTCTGTACGCGGTGCTGACTCCTCGCCACACTGCGAATAATGCCGCTCATGCGTGATGCGATAACAACACTCGACTAGCAGATCCAGTGCCTGAAGCGGCGTTGATAGGCTATGTCATGCTTATTCCCTTTGAGGATCATAGGCTACTTTCCTGGCCAGCATGACGCGCCGGTCATAAAGTAATGTCAAGTGTTTTTGCGATCGCTCCATACTGCTTCAAATTGAGCAGTGCTTCTCTCAGTAACCTTGTCCAGGTAGCTTCTGGGATGTCCAAGAGCGATCGCCCTCTGCAGCGCCGTGGTTTAACCGCCGATCGAAAAGAATCCCATCACAAAAATGGACAGCAACAGCCCTGGGCTGAGGAGCAAAATCAGCGTAAACAGTTCACCAGATTCCATAGATCTATCCTTCAAGGTTCATAGTGTGGTCGTGCTTCCATCATGACCCATGAAAGCCGGTGGTTTGGGGCAGCAATCTTTAAAGAAATGGGAAAATCCTAGGATAGCCAAATCTCTATGACCATCATTCAAGCCGCCAAAAACGTCACGATTCTTTTCTATATACTACGAAACTTAACAAGACTACAGGACTTAAAACATCCAGGGGATAGAGTGTGAGATCCTGAAGGCAGTCCATGACAGTGAATCGTGTCTAGTTAGGATGGAGTGAGAGATGACATCAACGGTAATTATTACGGGTGCCTCGTCAGGAGTAGGGCTGTACTCTGCAAAAGCCCTAGCTAAGCGTGGGTGGCACGTCGTCATGGCTTGCCGCAACCTGGAAAAAGCGAAGGCGGCAGCGGAAGAGGTCGGGATGTCTGCCGATAGCTACACCCTCATGCATATCGACTTGGGCAGCCTCGACAGCGTGCGTAAGTTTGTGGATGATTTTCGCGCTAGCGGCAAGACCCTAGAAGCGCTGGTGTGTAATGCCGCTATCTACATGCCGCTGATCAAAGAACCGCTGCGATCGCCCGAGGGTTATGAGCTGACGATGACCACCAATCATCTGGGGCATTTTCTGCTCTGTAACCTGATGCTGGACGACCTGCAGCGATCGCCCGCTGCGGAGAAGCGTTTGGTGATTTTGGGAACCGTGACCCACAACCCCGATGAACTGGGCGGCAAGATTCCGCCGCAGCCCAACCTCGGCAACTTCGAAGGCTTTGAGAAAGGGTTCAAGGATCCGATTTCCATGGCAGATGGCAAGGCCTTTGAGCCGGTCAAAGCCTATAAAGACAGCAAGGTGTGCAACGTTTTGACCATGCGAGAGCTGCATCGTCGCTTCCACGAATCCACAGGCCTTGTCTTTAGTTCCCTCTATCCGGGCTGTGTGGCCGAGACGCCCCTGTTCCGCAACCACTACCCTCTCTTCCAAAAGCTATTCCCGCTGTTCCAGAAATATATCACCGGCGGCTACGTATCTCAGGAACTGTCTGGTGAACGGGTGGCGGATGTGGTTGCCGATCCGGACTACAACCAGTCTGGCATGTACTGGAGCTGGGGCAACCGCCAGAAGAAAGGGCGTAAGTCCTTTGCCCAGCGGGTGTCGCCCCAGGCACGGGATGATGAAAAGGGTAAGCGGATGTGGGAGTTGAGTGCTCGTTTGGTGGGGATTGCGGAAACGGCTAATCTCTAACACCTCGCTGCATAGATCTCGTTGCATAGATGGTCATCAGTTCGTGGGTTGGGGATGATCTCAGCCCACGGCTATTAGCGTTATGAACCTTTGCGTGCATCCTCCGCCCATAGATGATGGCCATCACTAGTGCAAGTCAACGATTTGTACTGCTAGTTGTGGAAAGTGATAGTAGGGTGGATATCATGGCGGTACTAGGATCAAACAGGAGCGATCGCATGTTACCGACTGTCCGACCATCCCGATTCATCTGGGGATTAGCGTTTGTGTTCATTGGTCTGTTGGCCGGCTGCCAGGGGGCTAATGATGGCACAACCGCCGTGGACTCCGCTCCCAGCGCGCCAGCAGAAAGTTCAGCCGATGCACCTGAGGCACCTGATACACCTGATGCGTCTGAGGCCCCTGAGGCACCTGAGGCACCTGAGGCCCTCAATCCGCTAGACTATCCCCCCGTAGCCACCCTACAGCAGTTCACGGCGGGCGATCGCGCTTGCTATGCCACGGTAACTGACCCGGATGGCGTGGAGACTGAGCAATTTGCCAGCTTTGAACTCTGCGATCGCACCGATCTCATTGGTCAATCCGTGCAGCTTACCTACGAATCTACCCCGATCATGGCGGCATCCTGTCAAGGTGACCCAGCCTGTGAAGAGTCGGAGTTGGTATGGCTGATTACGTCCATAGAACTCGTGAGTTCTTCAGCTCCGCCCGTCAGCGATCGCTTGGTGGGGATTGCGGAAACGGCTCATATCAAACGTCTTGTTGCATAGATCTCGTTGAATGGATGATGTCCGTGGGCTGGGGATAACCTCAGCCTGCGGCTATTGGTTTTGGGAGCCCTTTCCTGAACCCCTACTCGTGGACGCTATCCCTTGTTCAAATCTTTTATCTATCCTGTCTATCGGTAGAGAATGATGGCTAGGTGGATATCATGGCGTTACTAGTATCAAACAGGAGCGATCGCATGTTACCTACTGTCCGACCATCCCGACTCATGTGGGGATTAGCGTTTGTGTGCGTTGGGCTGTTGGCGGGCTGTCAGACGGCTAATGATGGGACGACCGCCGTGGATGCAGAGACCAGCACGCCAACAGAAACCCAATCGGATGTGCCTAATGCCCTCAATCCCCTAGACTATCCCCCCGTGGCCACCCTACAGCAGTTCACGGCGGGCGATCGCGCTTGCTATGCCACGGTAACTGACCCGGATGGCGTGGAGACTGAGCAGTTTGCTAGCTTCGAACTCTGCGATCGCACCGATCTCCTGGGTCAATCTGTGCAGCTTACCTACGAATCTACCTCGATTATTGCCGCATCTTGCCAAGGTGATCCGGCCTGTGAAGAGTCGGAGTCGGTATGGCTGATTACGGCCATGGAACCCGTGAGTTCTCCTGCTGCCCCCGTGAGCGATCGCCCTACTGAAAGCGATGCTGAAAGCGATCGCCCGGCTCCTGCTTCTAGTCCAGCCGCACCCAGCCCAGCCGCTCCCCCACCAGCGGTGACCGAGGTGCCGTCGATGCTGTTCGACAACGCCGACCTAGGGGTCTGCACAGATTTCCTCGATGAAGAGGTGGCGCGGGAACAGTCGCAAATCTATGCTTTGAACAGCGAGCAGTATCTTGTAGAAGTGCTGTGCTTTATGGCCGCCTACCAAGGCAGCTATGAATATTGGCTGTATGAACCTGGGACAGAAGCGATCGCTCCTCTGTCGTTCCAAGTATTCTATGAAGATGGGGAGGGTGCTTGGCAATCGGTTCAAACCCAGCCCCTCGCAGGTCTTCCCACCTACGATCCTGCCCAGCAACAGTTAACGCTGTTCACCAAGTATCGCGGTGCAGGAGACTGTGGCTCCTATGCCAACTATCAATGGCAGGGATCGAGCTTTGAACTGGTAGAATTTCGCGCCAAAAGCGACTGTGACGGCGTTGCCCTGGATGTGGAAGATTATCCGGTGATTTATCCCTAGGGTTGGGCGATCCCGTCTGGGATTTCCTGCTGTTGCTGCTCTCTGAATCAAGGTAGGCAGGGCGATCCCGATGGGTTGGAAGACTAGGGTGAGGAAGACCTGCCTTTTCTAGGCTGACTTGCACAGCATCATCTCGGGCGATCGCTCCCTCAACCATGCCGCATCGCGGCAGATGTCTCGGTGCGCTAACAATTTTCCGGACACGATGACAGATCCCACGGCAAATCGTAGTGTGAGACACATCATGTAGGGAACTAGACTTGTTATAACAACTTCCAATCCGGTCAATCCCAGGTACCTAGGATCGTGACCGGGATCGTGGAGCTGTGCGTCTGAGAAACCCCTATGACCTACCAACCGATTCAGCTTACCGAGAGCCAGATTCAGCAATTTCAGGACGATGGTTTCTTGATCGTCGAAAATCTGCTGCCTCCTGATCTGCCCGATCGCTTGATTGACCGCATGGAGCGTTTGTTCTACGGCGAATTTGAAACCGGTATCTATCCTGACGAATGGTATTGGCGTCAAGGATTGAGCTTACCTGACGTGACCCGAGAAATCTGCAATGCCTGGAAGTGCGATCGCACCATTGCTAGCCTAGTCTTATCTGCAGAACTAGGACGGCTCACGGCCACCCTGGCCGGTTGGGATGGGGCCCGCATTGGGCAAGACAGCATGTGGATTAAGCCACCCAGCGCTAAGGCTGTCGCTATGCACCAAGATGGAGCCTACATTGACTACCTAACGCCGCCCCACATGATGACCTGCTGGATTGCCCTGCAAGATGCCAGCTTGGCCGATGGCACCCTGGTCTATGCTCGGGGTTCCCACAAATGGCCCTTGGTGGACGTGGCCGGTGAATTCCATGCGCCCACCAAAGACTACCGCTGGGCCATGCTGCAGGCCGCGGAGCAGGCCGGGGTGCCAGAGCCGGAACTGGTGGTGGTTAATGTACCGGCAGGGGGCTGTGGTTTCCACCATGGACGTACCTGGCACGGCCTAGCTCCCACCACCCGCACCGATCGCACCTTCCACAGCATTGGTTTACACACCATTCCCGCCCATGCAGCCTTCCATCCCACCAATCCCGCTGGCTATATCTATGGTCGCTATAAACGGGTAGGCGATACCCGCATGGACGAGTCTTTCTTTCCTATCCTATGGAGCAACACGGGCGATCGCTCCCCCTTTCTCGCAGACTATTGTGCAGATGCCCTCAGCCCCAGGGATGTACCGATCTCCCTAGGATAGGTGGGGTCTCAGTCAAGGTTGTCTTGAGGAAGGCAGCCCTATGGCAGAATGGGGAGGCAACATACCTGTT
This region of Leptolyngbya sp. CCY15150 genomic DNA includes:
- a CDS encoding formylglycine-generating enzyme family protein, translating into MTSASDTLTLRRYKRRNQAYREHLPDGVELIMMRIPAGEFMMGAPEGEPDSHDDERPQHRVQVAEFCMGQTPVTQAQWQAVVETSEPINHELKPDPAKFKGDRRPVERVSWEDAQEFCQRLSKLSKKDYRLPSEAEWEYACRADTETAYHFGPMLTKEVANYGRSVGETTDVRTYPANRWGLYDMHGNVDEWCEDDWHENYEGAPEDGSARTSKDKDKLSKLLRGGSWIDGRRYCRSAFRGYSSRDSRNDFFGFRVCCVLPSILLSS
- a CDS encoding glycosyl hydrolase family 57 encodes the protein MIASVSSSNRPTLSDTRSGLPNICGWEADISSVVQHNDPVFLPDTTIRLEDVTAAFACALHMHQPTIPAGAHGELICNLQHMFEHPHDGDNHNAGVFAWCYGRMGEFIPNLVNDGYNPRIMLDYSGNLLWGLRQMGRDDVLDHLKKITCDRHYQPYVEWLGTMWSHAVVPSTPIPDIKLQIQAWQHYFASLFGYDALRRVKGFSPPEMHLPNHPDTLYEYIKALKDCGYQWLMVQEHSVERLDGSGVWHDDKYLPNRLVARNSKGETISITALIKTQGSDTKLVAQMQPYHEAKGRGRQQLGDRSVPCCVTQIADGENGGVMMNEFPRGFNPVWSELKDHGRGVEGVVGLNGTEYLELLAAAGVTPEDYPVCQAVHQHKIWQRVDPDHATSDAVEQAIQDLKSNDHQFSMDGASWTNDLSWVQGYENVLGPMNQLSALFHQKYDRLVQEDPLITRSADYQEALLYVMLVETSCFRYWGQGTWTDYARELYSRGEAALKR
- a CDS encoding protochlorophyllide reductase, with the translated sequence MTSTVIITGASSGVGLYSAKALAKRGWHVVMACRNLEKAKAAAEEVGMSADSYTLMHIDLGSLDSVRKFVDDFRASGKTLEALVCNAAIYMPLIKEPLRSPEGYELTMTTNHLGHFLLCNLMLDDLQRSPAAEKRLVILGTVTHNPDELGGKIPPQPNLGNFEGFEKGFKDPISMADGKAFEPVKAYKDSKVCNVLTMRELHRRFHESTGLVFSSLYPGCVAETPLFRNHYPLFQKLFPLFQKYITGGYVSQELSGERVADVVADPDYNQSGMYWSWGNRQKKGRKSFAQRVSPQARDDEKGKRMWELSARLVGIAETANL
- a CDS encoding DUF1176 domain-containing protein, with the translated sequence MLPTVRPSRLMWGLAFVCVGLLAGCQTANDGTTAVDAETSTPTETQSDVPNALNPLDYPPVATLQQFTAGDRACYATVTDPDGVETEQFASFELCDRTDLLGQSVQLTYESTSIIAASCQGDPACEESESVWLITAMEPVSSPAAPVSDRPTESDAESDRPAPASSPAAPSPAAPPPAVTEVPSMLFDNADLGVCTDFLDEEVAREQSQIYALNSEQYLVEVLCFMAAYQGSYEYWLYEPGTEAIAPLSFQVFYEDGEGAWQSVQTQPLAGLPTYDPAQQQLTLFTKYRGAGDCGSYANYQWQGSSFELVEFRAKSDCDGVALDVEDYPVIYP
- a CDS encoding phytanoyl-CoA dioxygenase family protein; protein product: MTYQPIQLTESQIQQFQDDGFLIVENLLPPDLPDRLIDRMERLFYGEFETGIYPDEWYWRQGLSLPDVTREICNAWKCDRTIASLVLSAELGRLTATLAGWDGARIGQDSMWIKPPSAKAVAMHQDGAYIDYLTPPHMMTCWIALQDASLADGTLVYARGSHKWPLVDVAGEFHAPTKDYRWAMLQAAEQAGVPEPELVVVNVPAGGCGFHHGRTWHGLAPTTRTDRTFHSIGLHTIPAHAAFHPTNPAGYIYGRYKRVGDTRMDESFFPILWSNTGDRSPFLADYCADALSPRDVPISLG